A genome region from Erigeron canadensis isolate Cc75 chromosome 3, C_canadensis_v1, whole genome shotgun sequence includes the following:
- the LOC122594450 gene encoding transcription repressor OFP4-like encodes MIKWGRKKTIQTASSNESLKSWSLTSMKMKNVAKPEPEYARFDDWNERWCGNEENLYNSDNRLNVSPSSSTSFKKMVSMREFINAEQKSRERGIGSTALVEKVVFENISDVIIQKHHLKADSTTRRIKVDSSLEKEWQKLKDMKINEAILKNDNKDRKCVDASNRKRSKHGRKVNCHSPRIKALEDVMKRTRIRMNKEIAIKDAFRTYLGSFAIIKSSYDPEQDFRNSMIEMIIENGIRQRDELEELLACYLTLNCDEYHQLIVKVFQEVWLELSKG; translated from the coding sequence ATGATCAAGTGGGGAAGAAAGAAAACAATTCAGACAGCATCTTCGAATGAATCTCTAAAAAGTTGGAGTTTGACGTCCATGAAGATGAAAAATGTTGCAAAACCCGAACCAGAATACGCGCGTTTTGATGATTGGAATGAAAGATGGTGCGGAAATGAAGAGAATTTGTACAATTCAGATAATAGGCTCAATGTTTCGCCATCAAGCTCTACAAGTTTTAAGAAAATGGTGTCAATGAGAGAGTTCATTAATGCAGAGCAGAAATCAAGAGAAAGGGGAATTGGTTCTACAGCGCTAGTAGAGAAGGTTGTGTTTGAAAATATATCGGACGTCATAATTCAGAAACATCACTTGAAGGCGGATTCAACCACACGACGAATCAAGGTGGATTCGAGCTTGGAGAAAGAGTGGCAAAAGCTGAAAGACATGAAAATCAATGAGGCTATTTTAAAGAATGATAATAAGGATAGAAAATGTGTTGATGCAAGCAATAGAAAAAGGTCAAAGCATGGTCGTAAAGTCAACTGTCATTCTCCGCGGATCAAAGCTCTTGAAGACGTCATGAAGAGAACAAGAATCAGGATGAATAAGGAGATAGCAATCAAAGATGCATTCAGAACTTATCTCGGTAGCTTTGCGAtcattaaaagttcatatgaTCCAGAACAAGACTTTAGAAACTCGATGATAGAGATGATCATAGAGAATGGAATCAGACAACGAGACGAGCTCGAGGAACTCTTGGCTTGCTATCTCACCTTGAATTGCGATGAATACCATCAGCTTATTGTTAAGGTCTTTCAAGAGGTTTGGTTAGAATTAAGTAAAGGTTAA
- the LOC122593294 gene encoding U-box domain-containing protein 17 — MASAAIFSSLRRSRSPSLDAFLAPVDLENDVVGLLKTLTTISSQLITSFSNKTLSFQKKNTRSLLRKIQLFYILLDSFQDSSTGESKSNLPSTVVLCFKELYLLLYRSKILLDYCAQSSKLWLLLQNPSISGHFHDLDQEVSTLLDVFPVTSLEDIVSIDVIEQIDLLKGQSRKDDKLFIDTHDENSRLMLFKMLDDIGCGKIPTLQEFHDFFVKKLGIIDARACRIEIEYLEEQIVSHESDLEPSSSILGGFIAMIRYCRFLLFGFDEDEVEALKGMKRVKRGGRKKGLISKEIADTFVSIPKDFCCPISLDLMMDPVIISTGQTFDRGSISRWIEEGHCSCPKTGQVLVHKNLVPNRALRNLIMQWCMAHKIPYTPPESLDPGSESFLAAPASRAAVEANKATVRLLIQQFENGSDCGKTIAAREIRLLAKTGRENRGFIAESGVIPHLKSLLSSRSAVAQENAVTAILNLSIYEKNKTLIMDEEGCLRSIVSVLRFGQTIEAKENAAAALFSLSAVHDYKTMIADEEGALSTLAGLLKDGTPRGKKDAVTALFNLSTHTANCVNMIENGVVKVLVEALECENVAEEASGALALIVRQPVGVEAVGNEEKVVIGLIGVMRCGTPRGKENAVAALLELCRSGGAHTTERVLKAPALAGLIQSLLFTGTKRARRKAASLARVFQRCHYDTLHFNGFRLGYGFAGNSTTGNLDSGFSAETVSVSMSMSVSVS; from the coding sequence ATGGCATCAGCTGCTATCTTTTCATCATTACGCCGGAGCCGTTCGCCGTCGTTAGACGCCTTTTTAGCACCGGTAGATCTAGAAAACGACGTCGTCGGACTCCTCAAAACCTTAACAACAATCTCATCACAGCTCATCACATCTTTCTCCAACAAAACGCTGTCGTTTCAGAAGAAAAACACAAGATCTTTGCTTAGGAAAATCCAGCTTTTTTACATCTTGTTGGATTCCTTTCAAGATTCATCAACAGGTGAGTCAAAGTCAAACCTACCGTCAACGGTTGTTTTGTGCTTTAAAGAGTTGTACCTTTTGCTTTATAGGTCTAAAATCTTGCTTGATTATTGTGCACAATCTAGTAAGTTATGGCTTTTACTTCAAAACCCATCGATTTCTGGCCATTTTCATGATCTTGATCAAGAAGTTTCAACCCTTTTAGATGTGTTCCCTGTTACCAGTTTAGAAGATATAGTTAGTATTGATGTTATAGAACAAATTGACTTGTTAAAGGGTCAATCAAGAAAAGATGATAAATTGTTTATTGATACCCATGATGAAAATTCAAGATTGATGCTGTTTAAGATGTTAGATGATATTGGGTGTGGAAAGATCCCAACTTTACaagaatttcatgatttttttgttAAGAAGTTGGGAATTATAGATGCTAGGGCTTGCAGGATTGAAATTGAGTATTTGGAAGAACAAATAGTTAGTCATGAGAGTGATCTTGAACCATCAAGTTCAATACTTGGTGGGTTTATAGCTATGATTAGGTATTGTAGGTTTCTGTTGTTCGGatttgatgaagatgaagttgaAGCTCTCAAGGGGATGAAAAGGGTCAAAAGAGGGGGTAGGAAAAAAGGGTTGATCTCGAAAGAGATTGCGGATACTTTTGTAAGCATTCCTAAGGATTTTTGCTGCCCGATTTCGTTGGATTTGATGATGGATCCTGTTATTATATCGACTGGGCAGACTTTTGATAGAGGATCGATTTCTAGGTGGATTGAAGAAGGGCATTGTAGCTGTCCGAAGACTGGGCAAGTTCTTGTGCACAAGAATCTTGTCCCAAATAGGGCACTTAGAAATCTGATTATGCAATGGTGTATGGCGCATAAGATACCTTATACTCCTCCAGAAAGTTTGGACCCTGGATCCGAATCATTTCTGGCAGCTCCGGCTAGCCGGGCGGCAGTTGAGGCTAACAAGGCAACTGTTCGGCTTCTGATTCAACAGTTTGAAAATGGGTCAGATTGTGGGAAGACAATTGCTGCACGTGAAATCCGTTTATTGGCAAAAACAGGGAGAGAAAACCGTGGATTTATAGCTGAATCGGGTGTGATTCCTCATTTGAAGAGTTTGCTTTCTTCACGAAGTGCGGTAGCACAGGAGAATGCCGTGACTGCAATTTTGAATCTTTCAATCTATGAAAAGAATAAAACATTAATTATGGACGAAGAAGGTTGTTTGAGATCGATTGTGAGCGTTTTAAGATTTGGGCAAACGATTGAGGCAAAAGAAAATGCAGCTGCTGCGTTGTTTAGTCTTTCTGCAGTTCATGATTACAAGACAATGATAGCAGATGAGGAAGGTGCGTTATCTACATTAGCGGGTTTATTAAAAGATGGGACGCCAAGAGGCAAGAAAGATGCTGTTACCGCCTTGTTTAATCTCTCAACGCATACAGCAAACTGTGTGAACATGATTGAAAATGGGGTTGTTAAAGTTTTAGTCGAGGCCTTGGAATGTGAAAATGTGGCTGAAGAAGCTTCTGGTGCGTTGGCGTTAATAGTACGACAACCTGTCGGTGTCGAAGCCGTCGGAAATGAGGAAAAAGTGGTGATCGGTCTGATTGGAGTAATGAGGTGTGGGACACCTAGAGGTAAAGAAAACGCAGTGGCGGCGTTGCTTGAGCTTTGTCGGAGTGGTGGGGCGCACACCACCGAACGTGTCTTGAAAGCTCCAGCATTGGCGGGTTTGATACAAAGCTTGTTGTTTACTGGGACAAAACGGGCTAGGAGGAAGGCAGCATCACTGGCACGGGTTTTCCAACGTTGTCATTATGATACGTTGCATTTCAATGGTTTTCGATTAGGGTATGGTTTTGCCGGAAACTCTACTACTGGAAATCTAGATTCGGGCTTTTCAGCAGAGACAGTTTCGGTTTCAATGTCTATGTCTGTTTCGGTTTCATAG
- the LOC122592224 gene encoding uncharacterized protein LOC122592224, which produces MASGNLDNSSDSPDESNDSSMQFFLKALDFLEDTTSSSDPQTRRYTDRRREIGLVTLMNDWFVPEPKYEDDYFRKKFRMDKTMFLDIVRNIEANFPYFQEGYDARKRKSFTAIQKCTSAVRQLATGNTPDEYDEYLCMATRTARETLDYFCDVIIRLYSREYLRRPTSHDVARIFEAHELRHHMPRMLGRIDCTHVEWSACPRSRNGTASDSSFTVNGRDYKCGYYLSDGIYNKWSTLVKAYPYPTDPKEKRFKKLQEAARMDVERAFGVLKGKWKILQ; this is translated from the exons atggctTCCGGTAATTTGGATAATTCGAGCGACTCTCCCGACGAATCAAATGATAGTTCTATGCAATTCTTTCTTAAAGCGTTAGACTTTCTTGAAGATACGACAAGTTCTAGTGATCCTCAAACTCGCCGGTATACGGACCGGCGTCGGGAAATTGGTCTTGTCACCCTTATGAACGATTGGTTCGTTCCAGAACCAAAATACGAAGACGATTACTTTCGTAAGAAGTTTCGAATGGACAAGACCATGTTTTTAGATATCGTGCGTAACATTGAAGCAAACTTCCCGTATTTCCAAGAAGGTTACGatgcaagaaaaagaaaaagttttacggCGATACAGAAATGCACATCCGCCGTTAGGCAACTCGCGACGGGTAACACACCAGACGAGTACGACGAGTATTTGTGCATGGCAACCAGAACCGCACGCGAAACTCTTGATTATTTTTGTGATGTCATCATTCGGTTGTATAGCCGAGAGTACCTACGCAGGCCAACGTCACACGACGTTGCGCGCATCTTCGAGGCCCATGAGCTTCGACATCATATGCCCAGGATGCTTGGTAGGATCGATTGCACACATGTCGAGTGGTCGGCATGTCCTAGAT CGCGTAACGGAACGGCTTCAGACTCTTCATTCACCGTGAATGGCCGAGATTATAAATGTGGCTACTATCTTAGTGATGGGATCTACAACAAGTGGTCAACACTTGTTAAAGCATACCCGTATCCAACCGACCCTaaggaaaaaagattcaagaaattgCAAGAGGCGGCTAGAATGGATGTCGAGCGAGCTTTTGGTGTTCTCAAAGGTAAATGGAAAATTCTTCAATGA